The window ataggTATTGAACTTAGAAGAATAATAGTATTACGATACATCCAAATAACTTTGATTTTCACAACTGTTAcactttaaatagtaaaaatatataATTCAATAATTAATAACAATGACAATTAACATTTGTTTTTTAAATTCGGAATAACGCAGGCTCGAATGGACAAAGggaaggagaaagaaaaaaaattgacaaaaatcGAACTGTACATCTTAGTGATGAGCTACCTctaatttttaaaatcaaaattaactaaataaaagTAATAATTTACCatttcttttgccatgttagatTAGCttcaaaataacaaaatatttttaaattacaaTTGACTTCCACTAagagtgtgtttggtataacggaaaatattttctgtggaaaatgttttcctggaaaacaagtagtaatcttacttATTTTgtggtgtttggtacgcaaattaaggaaaataacttttcaagagtattcataaataatttagatacaataaacatgaagtcataaactttcaaaccaacaacctttcaaacccacaaatttcataaacttccgaTCCGCTAAACTTCGAAACCGCGAattttcgaacccgtaaactttataatttctaataatttctaaacccgtaaacttccaaacacataaacctccgaactcataactttgacttgtaaaatttcgaacctgtaaactgaaagatgaaaaaactaaaactgaaaatatataaaaaaaatatgtttttttttgggGGAGGCAAGGCGGCAGAGGGGGGTGTTTTAGAAAAAccaaaaaacagaaatttgaaattacaaaaaaaagaagtaaaaaaataatttgttaGGCGGGGCGGGGGGATAGCATAGTGGGTGATGAcggaaaaaaattgaaatttgaaagaaaaaagccTTTTGGAGAGAGGGGGCTGGATGGGAGAGGTGGGGTAGGGAGAGAAGGGGGCGGGGTTGGGATTAGATGTGAGGGTCTGTGGagtttttggaaaatgttttcctaattttttCTAAGGaagtcattttcctccaatttcaGAAAAATGTGATATCTAGGAAAATACTTTCCAAActattttgtgaaaaatggaaaaatatttttcgaaaaatattttccgtcataccaaacacaccctaacaacaacaacaataacatactcagtattatcccacaccgtggggtctggggagggtagtgtgtacacaaacctttgtagtgtgtacgcatatcttactcctaccttgtgaggatagagaggttgtttcgaatagaccctcggctcaggataGTATAAataccacattaatgaaaatataggcAAGAAAGGACAATatcaaaaagccatataaaagcggAATAACACAACAAGATAGGaagtgatcaacaatgaaagaaaacaacggttagtcataaaaatctactaccaacagaaaacGAGACTACGTGCCAATACtaatgttatgaacactctaCACTACCTACTAtactaccctaattctcgacctccataccttcatatcaagggtcatgtcctcggtcagctgaagttgcgccatgtcttgcctaatcacctctccccacctcttctttagcccacctctacctctccgtaggccctccaatgtcaacctctcacacttcCTCACCGGGGCgtttgtgctcctcctcctcacatgaccaaaccacctaagtcgtGCTtatcgcatcttgtcctcaatagagGCCACCCCAACCTTATCGTGAATAatctcatttctgatcctatctaacctggtgtgcccgcacatccatctcaacatcctcatctatGCTACCTCCATCTTTTGGACATGAGCAATCTTGAGTGGCCAACACTcatccccatacaacatcgttgcTCTGACCATCACTTTCTataacttacccttaagtttcggtggcaccttcttatcacacaaaacactGTAAatgagtctccatttcatccatcccgccctaATACGAAGTGCGACATCTTCATCATTCTCtccatccccctgaataatagacccgaggtacttaaaacttcctaTCATAGGGATGACCCGCGAGTCTAGTATCATCTCTCTTCCCCCTCCTAGAGTCTCGCCACTAAACTTAcgctccaagtattctgtcttggtgcTGCTCATCTTGGAACTCTTAGATTCCaaggtctgcctccatacctctaattgggCGTTCACACCGTCTCACATCTCAttaatcaatacaatatcatatgcaaatagcatgcaccacaaCACCTTCCCTTGAATGTAGTgcgtcagtacgtccatcacAAGAGCAAACAAAAACGGGCTGAATGctgacccctgatgcaaccccatcataatcggaaaatggtctgagtcccccctccccccctACCATCCTCACTCgagtctttactccatcatatatgtccttaatcaacctaacgtaggcaacaaaaacacctctagcctccaaatatCTCCACAAAACCTCACTCGGAACTTTATTGTATGCCTTTTCTAAgtgatgaacaccatatgcaagtccttctttctctccctatattgctccatcaatctcctaacaaggtgaatGACTTCTATAGTCGAACGCCCCAGCATAAACCCAAATTGATTCTCGGAAATAATCACACTCCTtctcacccttagctctaccactctctcccaaactttcatagtatggctaagcagcttgatgCCCTGataattattgcaattttggatatcacccttgttcttgtatacaggaaccaTTGTGCTCCACCTCTACTCTTCAGGCATCTTCTTCGTTttaaaaatgatattaaataacctagtgagctACTCCAAGCACGCCTTGCCcacactcttccaaaactctacCAAAATTTTATCCGGCCTGGTCGTtttgcccctgctcatcttacgcatagcatcctcaacttcatcaactctaatctgcctacaatacccaaagtcacaacgactcctggagagttccaaatcacctagTACAATGCTCCTGTCCCTAtcctcgttcaagagactatggaaataagtctgccatctccgacggatatgcgcctcatccaacaaaactctacgttcttcgtccttgatgcacttcacttggtccaagtcacaCGCCTTCCTTTCTCGCAccttggctaacctgaacaacctcttatccccACTTCGGCCCTCGAGTTCCTTATACAGACGACTAAAAACTGCAGTCTTTGCCGCGGTAACTACTATATTAGCCTCTTTCTTAACCAACTTATAATGCTCCCTATTCGCCCTCTTCTCCTCCTTGTCTACACTTTCCACTAGCTTCAAATACACTGCTTTCTTGGTATCCACTTTTTCTTgcacctctccattccaccaccagtctcccttGTGACCACTAGAGTAACCCTTTGAGATCCCTAATACCTCTCTCGCGTCTTTCCTAATGCACTGCGCAGTCATGGTCCTAATAGcgcttgcgtccccactactcctccaagccccCATAGTCACCAGTTTGACCCGCAACTCCTGCGCTTTAGCTTCCGTTAAGGCTCCCCACTTTATCCTATGTCGGCTATACATCgccctcttcctcctcttcctctgACCAGGAGCCTATGAAGGGTCGAGAGGTTCTCACTTGGGATGACCTTGCAATCCATGCAAAGACCTCTATCGGATTTCCTACAAAGTACATAATCAAGCTGAGTCTCAGCTACCGAACTCCGGAAGGTGACCAAGTGCTCCCTCTTCTTCGGGAAActcgagtttgctatcaccaaatcaaatgctCTAGCAAAGTCCAGCAGAGACGTTCCTCCTTCGTTTCTATCTCCAAAACCAAAGCTACCATGCACATCATCATACTCCCAAATGTCACTCCAATGTAGCCGTTGAAATCTCCTTCTACGAAAAGCTTTTTGGTGTGCGGGATACCACACACCATCTTATCTAAGTCCTTCTAGAAACGACCTAAATGTTCCCTAAATGTTTAACTTATTCACTAAATTCTACAAAAGAAAGAACGTGAGGAAGTGTATAAACTGCTTATCATGGACTAAACCCAAGTAAATATTTCACGTGTTAAAATATTTTAGTCGCTAACTCTAACTAATTATTGCCTTCACAACATTCTTGATATCAAATACTCCAGTTGACATTACTACAACTGAGAAAGTTTTTCGTGTTGAACCATCTACTCTATAGAATTACAAATAAAACAGGCATCTGCTTTACTcataaattaaaactaaaaagagaaaataaatggaGACAACACAAAAGGTTAAAGGAAACTACTAAAGTATTCAACTACATAAACACTAAAGCTAATGCTAATCTTCTCCATGATTGCAGGTTCCTGTTAAAAGCACTGGATCAATCGGAAGTTAGGCATGTCTACTGTAAAGGAAACCAAATGACGCACACACTAGCGAAGTTTGGGAGCTACTGTAACTCACATACTAATGCTGAGTGTGGAGAACACTTCTGGAGCGAACCACCTTTATTTGCTTTCTCTACTTTCCACAAAGATAAATTAGGAATTGTTTCGATAAAATCAGTCTGACACTGTAATAACTCTCTTTAAGTTTAATGCTTAATAATAATCAGCGCCCCCAGGCTCctttatcaaaaaagaaaaaagaaaaaaaagaaactacATCAACTGACTAAACACCTGACAATATAAAGCATTAACTTACATGTGAACTTGACACATATATTTCAATAATAATAGGTATTATATAGTCAAAGAGTGCTATACTTTAACTAggagaaaaacttctaaaaaaggCAGCACAgtgtactaagctcccgctatgtgcggggtGCGAGAAAGGATCGGATCACAAGGATCTATTGTACACAGtcttaccctgtatttctgcaagaaACTGTTTCCATGGCTTGAATCCGTGACCTCCGGGTCACATGACAGcaattttaccagttacgccaagactcCCCTTCAACTCATATACTAATATAATAATATTCCTTCACTATATACAATAATATGTATATAAAACATAAATGCATGAGCATATACACGACTTACTTATTATTCCTTCTGGAACTTTGATACAAATTAAACATCAAACTTGTGGAGAAGTCAGCTAGTTCTCTGCATTGCTATGAGAGAAATTAAAGTACTGGTACTACATATAAATAGAGCTCAAGATCTCCTCCTGAAACGAAGAATCAGATGGTGTGAATAGTAGATATACAAGAACATAGGCGGACCCAGAATTTTCACACTATAGGGGCACAACTATTCTGTTCAACTGGTGCCCCTAAAGGCTTTAATGTTCAGGTTACCAAGTTGTTTATATACTAATATTTAAGGTATAAGtgcatatatatacaagattttttccaaaattttacaGGGTATGACCACTATATGTTATACATAGGTCAAATGGTCATGCCATTCTTTAATATGGAGCCAGCCTACAAATGCATGCCTCTCATTTACTCATAAATTAAAActtaaagagaaaaatagaaagaacacAAAATGTTACAACTAATTGAACACAAAAAAATAGCGTTGTATGTAAAATATCAAATGTAGCAAATACTCAAGGTAAATTTTGTTAAGATTAATTATGTAATTTAGTAAGAGCTTTACTTAGCTTAGTCCTTAGTTGGTTAGTGTAGCAGTGAGTTGACAGCTGTATCCAACTCACTTGTTAGTTAGTCAGTTATGTTTAGTTTTGTTTtctgtcattttcattttttgtatatAGTAGGTTCTCCACTTAGAATTCAATAAGAGAATTAGAATTCTGGAAGATGCATTTTCTCATTCTTCCCTATTCTCTCCATTCCCTTCTCTCATGGCGAAGAGGTCAAGCTCTCATCATCATTGAAGTTCAGCTAAAGCTcaaattactgtttcattgacAAATCTAATATGGTATCATAGCCTATCACAGGTTTTGACTCGTTCCTCTGATTCTGTTAAATCTCGATCCGTCATCCTGTAATTCGATTAGAACGTACTCATGCAAGTTTCATTTTTCATCGATCTCGAGTCGTAATTTTGAAAAAGTTGTACTCTATTCATTGTTAGCTTTTTAGATCTGTAATTACTACTTTTTAGTCTTCGGTCACTTAAAGATCTCATACTGTGCGAGATGACTAACGTCGAAGATGATGAACAATCTACATCGTCCATGGCTAAATCTCCTAATCAGCTAATTGTTGATACTAGTAGCCCCTTTTATATTCATCCGTCTGATTATCCCGAAGCAGCATTGGTTCCTGTTCCATTTGATGGTTTTGGATAATGTTCATGGAGAAGAGGTGGAATGTGAGCCCTACCAATAAAAAATAAGCTAGGGTTCATCAACGTGGAATGCAAAAGACCAGATCTAGACTCATCGAAATATCGATTGTGGAAAAGGTGTGATGATATGGTAACTTCATGGATCCTGAACTCTCTAGCTAAAAAAATTGCAGACAGTATTGAGTATGTGACAGATGCAGTTGAATTATGGAGAGAACTTGAAGATCGATATGATCAAATTAATGGAACAAAACTGTaccaaattcaaaagaaaattaatGATCTATCCCAAGGAACTCTTGACATCACTGATTACTACACTGAGATGAAGAAGTTATGGGAAGAACTCGACACTTTAACTGCCAAATCTCATTGTACTTGCAATTGCACGTGTGTGGCCAAGGAAAGTATGCACAAAGCTGAACAAGATAGGAGGTTGATACAGTTCCTCGTGGGAATGAATGAGACATGCACTTTAGTCCAAGGTAGTATACTCATGATGAATCCTCTTCCCTCAATTGCCCAGGCTTTTTCACTACTAATTCAAGAGGAAAGACAAAGAGAAATCAAGCCAAATAACCATCTAGCTCTTGAATCAACAACCTTGAATCTAGCACAAGTAGACCAGGGTCCTTCAGGACTAATTACTCTCCTAAAAACAATAACAGCAATATAAACAATCCATTCTGCGATCATTGCAAGAGACCAGGTCATACTAAAGAGAAATGTTATAAGCTTCATGACCATCCTCAAAGTTTCAGTCAAAATCAGAATCCAAACACAAATCACAATCTGGTTTCCAACTTCAATCAGAATCCAAGACAAAACTTCAACTATGGACATAATCTCAATGGTAACCAGAACAGTAAGCTCAATAGAGGAAATAGAGTAGTGGCTAATGCATATGTGGCAGCCATAGATACACAACCTACTGACACTAAGAAATGTGCTTCTCATGATAATGCTCAAAGTGTGAGCCTCACCAAAGAGGAATATGGTCAGCTAGTGAGTCTGTTGCAACAGTTTTAATCAGAAGGAGGACGAGATTGTACAAACAGTGCCAATATTCCAACTGGAGCAGCAAGCTTTGCAGATATTATAGCCTACACTTCCTTTATTGATTTTGGTAAGTTATCATGTGAATGTTTCAAAAACAAGACTGACTCATGGATTATAGATTCAGGGGCATCAAACAATATAACCTTTAATAGATCCCTATTAACCAACATAATAACCTTACCCTATCCTTTGTTAGTTATGTTTCCAAATGGCTGCAAAGTAAAGGTGATAGAGATTGGTAGTGAGATACTCACTCTTAAGATCACTTTAGACAGGGTGATGTTTGTTCCTTCCTTTAGATACAATTTGATCTCTGTTCATTCTCTGGCCTCTCATCTCAACTGCCTTGTTGCCTTTGCTAAATAGTATTGAATACTGTAGGCCCCTTCAATGAAGTGGCCTCTGGTGATTGGTAGGGTCAATGATGGGCTGTACATCATGTGCCCAAGCTGCTTGAAGAGCAACAATACAAGCCCTATAGTAAAGACCTCTGATATCTTACCAGCTACTTTTACTTGTTGCACTTATAATACATAATGTCCTACTCATTCTGTTGTAAATAAGCCATTACATGTCAATATGTATGTTTCCTTCCATCCAATTGTAAATAGTTCATGTGCAAATAATGAAGGACAATTTTCTCTTATAAATCCATCTTCTCATTTATGAATTGGAGATAATAAGAATGTGTTATGGCACAACAGACTTGGACATGTCCCTTTTATCAAATGGAAGAACATTTCTTTCATTCCTCTAACTTTCTCTCCCAAACAACCTTTCAACTGTACCATTTGCCCCATGGCTAAACAAGAAAGACTCCCATTTCCTTAGAGAACTAGTACAACTAGCAGAATTTTTGAACTATTACATATTGATCTATGGGGCCCATATCATGTTCCTACACATTCATGACCATAGTGGCTGACTTCAGTAGGTCTACCTGGACTCACCTTTTATCTAGTAAAAATAATGCTCTCCAAGTGCTCAAAGGCTTTATTAATCTAGTGGAAAATCAATTTGTTGTGACTATAAAGGCCATAAGGTCAGACAATGGGTTAGAATTCACCAACACAGAAAGCAAGTGTGCTATTCCAATCTAAAGGTATTATCCACCAAAGAACTTTCCCCTATACACCACAGCAGAATTGTGTGGTGGAAAGAAAAAATAAGTATCTTCTTGAAACAGGCAGAGCACTTTTTTTCCAATCGAAATTGCCACTAAAATACTAGGGAGAATGTGTTCTTTGTGCCACCCACATTATAAACAGATTGCCTTCTGGCTCTATTAGAAACTAGATTCCATATGAGCTATTGtacaaaagaaagcaaaatatTCTCACCTAAAAAGCTTTGGGTGTCTGTGCTATCCTACTGTACCAAAACCACACAGGGACATGTTTGAGCCTAGAACAATACCACATCTTTGTTAGTTATCCTTTAACACAAAGGGGTACAAAGTTCGAGTCTAGGCACTAAGAAGATCCAAATTTTCAGAGATATAATCTTTAATGAGTCCATTTTTCCCTTTGCAGTCAGCATGAATGCATCTTCTCAACCTTATGTTCCTCATTCTTTTCCCTTCATCGAGTCCTTTTATGAACAATCTTCTGGTGACACAAAAATTGCACAACAATTGTCTGATGTTCTCCCTGGTCAAAGGAGTCCTGATAGCACATCCAACTCTATGTCACCTGCACTTGTTGCTTCCCTATCACCTTCTACAGTACCTATATCTCCACTACCTTATTCACCACAACATTATGCTGAACAATCCTCTGTACAACCTTTACAACCGAGACAATCTCAAAGAATACATAGGCCACCTGGTTATTTGTAAGAGTATGTACAATTCTCTTCCTAACCTTAAACCAAATTCTATTTCCCTTAATGCTTTGTTTTCTATGAATCATAACATTGCCTCTAATCTACTAACCCATAATAGTCAGGTTCTTGTGAGAAATGTTTGTCATGACAGGAAATCATCATCATATGAGGAGGCAGCTATTGATCATGCATGACAAGTTGCAATGACACAAGAGTTTGAAACATTATATTCCAATCAAACCTAAGACCTAGTACTTTTACCACTTAGGAAGCAAGAAATAAGTTGCAAATGGGTCTACAAGGTGAAGCACACAACTAATGGTAGCATTAAAAGATTTAAAGCTAGATTGGTAGTTAAAGGCTACATTCAGTAGGCAGGAATTGATTACACAGAAATATTTTCACCAGTGGTGAAGCTGACAACAGTGAGAGAATTGATAGCCATAACAGTTAAGAAAGGTTGGGCCATATCTAAGCTAGATGTGAACAATATTTTCCTTTATGGGGATATTAATGAGGAAGTGTATATGCAAGTACCACCTGGACTTGTTGTGGATAAACCAAGACTGGTTTGTTAGCTAATTAAGTCTCTCTATGGTTTAAAACAAGCTAATCGACAGTGGTATGCAAAATTGACTGAAGCATTGTGTTCAAAGGGTTATACACATTCCATTAATGAATCCTCACTCTTCTACAATAGGAATGGAGAATCCTCATTATATGTTGTAGTATATGTGGATAATGTGTTTGCTCACTGGGACTGATTAGCAGGCAATTGCAcaactcacaacctttctacatGAACAATTCAAGATCAAAGACCTGGTCAATTGCATTCCTTTTTGGGGTTGGAAGTCATGTACAAAGATGCTGGTGCCATTACATCCCAAAGGAAGTTTATGTTGGACTAGTTGAAAGAGTACAATTGCTTGGATCACAGTTCTTGTTCCTCACCCTTAGATCCCACTATAAAACTAAAAGCCAGGGAAGGCACCATTCGGCATGATACTACTTATTATAGGAAGCTGGTAGGTAAGCTGAATTTCCAAACTAATAAAAGGTTGGATATTGCATACAGTGTTCAACACTTGAGGCAGTTTATGCAAGAGCCCAAAGAGCCTCATTTGAAGGCAGGATTTCACATGTTCAGATACCTAAAAAAGGATCCTACTCTAGGGATTTTCATGTCAAAAGATGCAGATCACACAGTTAGAGCCTATTGTGATTCTGATTGAGCAGCTTTCCCAGACTCCAGGAGATCCATTACAGGTTGTTAGTTCTTCTAGGCAATAGCCCCGTCAGCTGGAAGTCTAAGCAATAAGAGACTATATCTCTGTCCTATACAGAAGCAGAGTATAGAGCCCTGAGGAAAGTAGTGGGGGAATTGGTATAGTTGAGCAGATTATTTGAAGAACTGGTCGTCCCTTTTTCTATGCCTATCTCAGTGTTCCGTGATAGTCAGTCTGCACTCCACGTTTTCAAGAATCTAGTATTCCACGAAAGAACCAAATATATAGAAGTGGGTTGTCATTTTGTATGTGATAAACTACAAACAGGCTTGATTTCATTCCACCACATTAGAACAGATAATCAGCTAGCAGACATTCTCACCAAGGCTCTGACTGGGATCAAACATAGTGTTACATTAGGCAAGTTGGTTGTGTTTACTACACCTCCAACTTGAGGGAGGGTGTTAAGACTAATTATATAAATTAGTAAGAGCTTTACTTAGCTTAGTCCTCAGTTAGTTGGTTAGTGTAGCAGTGAGTTGACAGCTGTAGCCAACTCACTTATTAGTTAGTCAGTTATGTTTAGTTTTAttctctttcattttcattttttgtatatAGTGGGTTCTCCACTTAGAATTCAATCAGAGGATCATAATTTTGGAAGATTAATTTTCTCCTTCTTCCCTCTTCTCTCCATTCCCTTCTCTCATGGCAAAGAGGTCATGCTCTCATCACCATTGAAGTTCAGCTGAAGCTCAAACTACTGTTCCATTGACAAATCtaataaaattatcaaatttagCAAAGACATTTAGAGGGAAAAAGATGTTAAAAAGCAGATATTATCCTTAACAGTTCGTGATTGAGTATTAAACTAAAGCCCCAGTTCTCTACTTGTAGTCGATCAATTAGTGGCCATTCAGACTAAAGTCGCATTGTAACGCGCTTAATAACTCGCATTTCAATATAGCGATTTATATAGCATTTGACAATTGCAATTTATAAGTTGCATTTGAACATAGTGATTTATAAGTCGCATTTGAGCATTGCGATTTATAGGTTAAGTCGCATTTTTGTTTATAAGGCCACATTTACGAAATTGCAATTTATAAATCGTGTTTGGGTATTTATAAGTCGCATTTACAAAATTGCAATTTATAAGTCCCATTATGGGATCCCGATTTAAAGTCGCGTTTTCAAATTGCGGTTATAAGTTACATTATCGGATTGCGATATATAAGTCATATTATCATTGTGATTTATATGTCCCTTTTGCAGATTCTACAAGCTCAAACCTCTCTACTTCAAGTTTTCTAGTTTTCCATGCTACAACTCTACTATTTAAGGGAGAAAACACATTGATGTCTAAGCATAGCCTATAACTCTTTAACATGTACTACATTATAGTCTTGTGAACAATGTCACTCTTATTCCTGCATATGATACTATTCTTGCCATCGGATTCTTATAGCACTCCCGAACACTAGCTGACTTCTTCACCTAGTTTACAGTCAGATGAATGAACCGCGGGAAGCTTGTGTGAGAGTTGGTATGACTGTTgtttatgagatattaatgaacAAGACATACTTCTAtttattcataatatttttcgTTTCGTCCA is drawn from Nicotiana tabacum cultivar K326 chromosome 9, ASM71507v2, whole genome shotgun sequence and contains these coding sequences:
- the LOC107831112 gene encoding uncharacterized protein LOC107831112 — its product is MYSRHRIKWGALTEAKAQELRVKLVTMGAWRSSGDASAIRTMTAQCIRKDAREVLGISKGYSSGHKGDWWWNGEVQEKVDTKKAVYLKLVESVDKEEKRANREHYKLVKKEANIVVTAAKTAVFSRLYKELEGRSGDKRLFRLAKGSAFSPFLFALVMDVLTHYIQGKVLWCMLFAYDIVLINEM